One region of Marivirga arenosa genomic DNA includes:
- the hpt gene encoding hypoxanthine phosphoribosyltransferase has protein sequence MVKILDKEFIPFISADEISKRISELAGEINNYYQDKEPLVVSVLNGSFIFTADLIRSMDIPVELTFIRVASYEALKTTGKVREILGLKENVFGRDLLILEDIVDTGNTLEHLLDAFKDLGTKSIKVASLLHKPDAQEKGNKPDFVGFEIPNKFVVGYGLDYEGKGRELKEIYQLA, from the coding sequence ATGGTGAAGATTTTAGATAAAGAATTCATTCCATTCATCTCTGCTGATGAAATCAGTAAAAGAATCAGTGAATTAGCAGGTGAAATCAATAATTACTATCAGGATAAAGAGCCTTTGGTAGTTAGCGTTTTGAATGGTTCATTTATTTTTACTGCAGATTTAATTAGATCAATGGATATTCCAGTTGAACTTACTTTTATAAGAGTAGCTTCTTATGAAGCTTTAAAAACCACTGGTAAGGTTAGAGAAATATTAGGCCTTAAGGAAAATGTTTTTGGACGAGATTTACTGATACTAGAGGATATAGTGGATACAGGAAATACTTTAGAACATTTACTCGATGCTTTTAAGGATTTAGGAACAAAATCCATTAAAGTAGCTAGCTTACTTCATAAACCAGATGCTCAAGAAAAAGGGAATAAACCAGATTTTGTTGGTTTTGAAATTCCTAATAAGTTTGTTGTAGGATATGGGCTAGATTATGAAGGAAAAGGTAGAGAACTAAAAGAGATTTATCAATTGGCATGA
- a CDS encoding M20/M25/M40 family metallo-hydrolase, whose amino-acid sequence MDYNLLKELCSIHAPSGEEYTMKNYLLQYIKKNQANWKVQPKLYHGEEFQDCLILVFGEPRTAVFAHMDSIGFTVRYENQLVPIGGPDAKTGYRLKGEDSLGPIACELEVNKENQTFYKFGRGIDRGASLTFECDFRESDEYIQSCYLDNRLGVFNCLQLAETLEDGMIIFSTYEEHGGGSVPFLAKFMVEKYGVYQALISDITWVTEGVKHAEGVAISMRDKSVPRQSFIQMIQNLAENSNIPYQLEVEASGSSDGGYLQETPYPIDWCFIGAPEDNVHSPDEKVHKKDIQSMVEMYKYLMSEL is encoded by the coding sequence ATGGATTATAATTTACTTAAAGAACTCTGCAGTATTCACGCTCCTTCTGGAGAAGAATACACAATGAAAAATTATCTGCTTCAATACATAAAAAAGAACCAAGCGAATTGGAAAGTACAACCTAAGCTGTATCATGGTGAAGAATTTCAGGATTGCTTAATATTAGTATTTGGTGAGCCGAGGACTGCAGTTTTTGCCCATATGGATTCTATTGGGTTTACGGTTAGGTATGAAAATCAATTGGTTCCTATTGGGGGGCCAGATGCTAAAACAGGATATAGGTTAAAAGGTGAAGATTCACTAGGGCCTATTGCTTGTGAGTTGGAGGTCAATAAAGAGAATCAGACATTCTACAAATTTGGAAGAGGGATTGACAGAGGAGCTAGTTTAACTTTTGAATGTGATTTTAGAGAGTCTGATGAATACATACAATCATGCTATTTAGATAATCGACTTGGTGTATTCAACTGTCTACAATTGGCAGAAACTTTGGAAGATGGAATGATTATTTTTTCTACCTATGAAGAGCATGGAGGTGGTTCTGTTCCATTCCTTGCCAAATTTATGGTAGAGAAATATGGCGTTTATCAAGCATTAATTTCTGACATAACATGGGTAACGGAAGGTGTAAAACATGCTGAAGGCGTTGCTATTTCGATGCGTGATAAAAGTGTTCCAAGGCAATCGTTCATTCAAATGATTCAAAACCTAGCAGAAAATTCAAACATACCCTATCAGTTAGAAGTTGAGGCAAGTGGCTCAAGCGATGGAGGGTATCTGCAAGAAACACCCTATCCTATTGACTGGTGCTTTATTGGTGCTCCTGAAGATAATGTGCATTCACCGGATGAGAAAGTTCATAAAAAGGACATCCAATCAATGGTGGAAATGTATAAATATTTAATGAGTGAATTATAA
- the obgE gene encoding GTPase ObgE, which yields MANPNFIDYVKFCSRSGKGGAGAVSMRREKHVPKGGPDGGNGGRGGNIILRGNTQLWTLLHLKYKKHVIADAGAPGAGARSSGADGKDVILEVPLGTIAKDAETGEVRFEITEEGEEKILTQGGRGGLGNANFKTSTNQTPRYAQPGEDGIEEWIILELKLLADVGLVGFPNAGKSTLLSVVSAAKPEIADYAFTTLTPNLGVIPYRDHKSFVMADIPGIIEGAAAGKGLGTRFLRHIERNSILLFMIPADSKDVKKEYEILINELKEYNPELLDKNRLLAITKADLLDEELMEELKVEIPKELPYVFISSLTQFNIDQLKDMIWKALTA from the coding sequence ATGGCCAATCCAAACTTTATTGATTATGTGAAATTCTGCTCTCGCTCAGGAAAAGGTGGTGCAGGTGCTGTTTCTATGCGTAGAGAGAAACACGTTCCAAAAGGTGGGCCAGATGGAGGAAATGGTGGCCGAGGAGGAAATATTATTCTTAGAGGTAACACTCAATTATGGACATTACTCCATTTGAAATATAAGAAACATGTGATTGCAGATGCTGGGGCACCTGGAGCAGGAGCAAGAAGTTCTGGTGCTGATGGCAAAGATGTGATCTTAGAAGTTCCCTTAGGGACTATAGCTAAAGATGCTGAGACAGGTGAAGTAAGATTTGAAATCACTGAAGAGGGAGAGGAAAAGATTTTGACCCAAGGAGGAAGAGGAGGATTAGGTAATGCTAATTTTAAAACGTCTACCAACCAGACACCACGCTATGCCCAACCTGGTGAAGATGGTATTGAAGAATGGATTATTCTTGAATTAAAGCTATTAGCAGATGTTGGTTTAGTGGGATTTCCTAATGCTGGTAAAAGCACCTTGCTTTCTGTAGTTTCTGCTGCAAAGCCAGAAATTGCTGATTATGCTTTCACAACCCTAACTCCAAATTTAGGGGTAATTCCTTACCGAGATCATAAGTCATTTGTTATGGCGGACATCCCTGGAATAATTGAGGGTGCCGCGGCAGGTAAAGGATTAGGGACTCGATTTTTAAGACATATCGAAAGAAATTCTATACTACTTTTTATGATTCCTGCAGATAGTAAGGATGTAAAGAAAGAGTATGAAATACTAATAAATGAGCTAAAAGAATATAATCCTGAGCTGCTGGATAAGAATAGACTTTTAGCGATTACAAAAGCTGATTTATTGGATGAAGAGCTAATGGAAGAGCTTAAAGTAGAAATTCCTAAAGAGCTTCCTTATGTTTTTATTTCTTCATTAACACAATTTAATATTGATCAGCTGAAAGATATGATTTGGAAGGCTTTAACCGCCTAA
- a CDS encoding nucleotide exchange factor GrpE, translating into MAKEELDEKDLNKTAENAEDIKDEQNSDEEVKDELTEEEKKAAAEAQAKDEELSDFEKLEIELAESKDKFLRLYSEFENFRRRNAKERLELVKTASEELISELLPVMDDFERAEKSFDDQSENDSLKEGFTLIKNKFEKTLTNKGLKAMDSDAGIEFDPEIHEAITKIPAPDEKLKGKVVDVVEKGYLLNDKVIRFAKVVIGE; encoded by the coding sequence ATGGCTAAAGAAGAATTAGACGAAAAAGATTTGAATAAAACAGCTGAAAATGCTGAAGATATAAAAGATGAGCAGAATTCTGATGAGGAAGTAAAAGACGAGTTGACGGAAGAGGAAAAAAAAGCAGCGGCTGAAGCTCAAGCAAAGGATGAAGAATTGTCAGATTTTGAGAAGTTAGAAATAGAACTGGCAGAGTCTAAGGATAAATTCTTACGTCTTTATTCTGAATTTGAAAATTTCAGAAGAAGAAATGCAAAAGAGAGATTAGAATTAGTAAAAACTGCTTCAGAAGAGTTGATTTCTGAATTATTACCCGTTATGGATGATTTTGAACGCGCTGAGAAGTCTTTTGATGACCAATCAGAAAATGATTCTTTAAAGGAAGGGTTTACGCTTATCAAAAATAAATTCGAGAAAACATTAACCAATAAAGGCTTAAAAGCTATGGATAGTGATGCAGGCATTGAATTTGATCCTGAAATCCATGAAGCAATTACCAAAATACCTGCACCTGATGAAAAATTAAAGGGTAAAGTGGTTGATGTAGTTGAAAAAGGGTACCTGTTGAATGACAAGGTTATCCGTTTTGCAAAAGTTGTTATAGGAGAATAA
- the dnaJ gene encoding molecular chaperone DnaJ: protein MAKRDYYDILGVSKGASDDEIKKAYRKVAIKFHPDKNPDNPEAEEKFKEAAEAYEVLRDPQKRQRYDQFGHDGMKGGPGGFGGGGMNMEDIFSQFGDIFGGGGGGGFESFFGGGGGRRSRGRRGSNLRIKLKLNLKEIAHGCEKKIKVNRLVSADGVTYKTCETCGGSGQVRRVTNTMLGQMVSASTCPTCHGSGKFIDKKPPHVDNTGLQSKEEVINVKIPAGVSDGMQLSMSGKGNEAPMGGPAGDLMILIEELEHDVLKRDGNNIIYDLYLNFVDAVLGTSVEVPTIDGKVKIKIETGTQSGKILRLRGKGVGDVNGYGRGDQLIHVNVWTPKKVSDDEKQMLESMRGSDNFKPNPTKADKGFFDRVKEFFN, encoded by the coding sequence ATGGCGAAGAGAGACTATTATGATATTCTTGGTGTTAGCAAGGGGGCTTCGGATGATGAGATTAAGAAGGCTTATAGAAAAGTAGCCATCAAATTTCATCCTGATAAAAATCCTGATAACCCAGAAGCAGAGGAGAAATTTAAGGAAGCAGCGGAAGCATATGAAGTTTTAAGAGATCCACAAAAACGCCAACGATATGATCAATTTGGTCATGATGGTATGAAAGGAGGCCCTGGTGGCTTCGGTGGAGGAGGTATGAATATGGAAGATATCTTCTCTCAATTTGGTGACATCTTCGGTGGTGGCGGAGGTGGTGGCTTCGAAAGCTTCTTTGGCGGAGGCGGTGGCCGTAGAAGTAGAGGTAGAAGAGGCTCTAACCTAAGAATTAAGTTGAAACTTAATTTAAAAGAGATTGCTCATGGTTGTGAAAAGAAGATTAAGGTAAACCGTCTAGTTTCTGCTGATGGTGTTACCTACAAAACTTGTGAAACCTGTGGAGGTTCTGGCCAGGTAAGAAGAGTAACGAATACTATGTTAGGACAAATGGTTTCAGCTAGTACTTGCCCTACTTGTCATGGGTCAGGTAAATTTATTGATAAAAAACCACCTCATGTAGATAATACAGGTCTTCAGTCAAAAGAAGAGGTTATCAATGTAAAAATTCCTGCTGGAGTTTCAGATGGGATGCAATTATCAATGTCAGGAAAAGGAAATGAGGCACCAATGGGTGGGCCAGCCGGTGATTTGATGATCTTGATTGAGGAGTTGGAGCATGATGTATTGAAGCGTGATGGGAATAACATCATCTACGATCTTTATCTAAACTTTGTTGATGCTGTTTTAGGTACTTCTGTTGAGGTTCCAACAATTGATGGTAAAGTAAAGATTAAGATAGAAACTGGTACGCAGTCAGGTAAAATCTTAAGGTTAAGAGGCAAAGGGGTAGGAGATGTAAATGGTTACGGTAGAGGTGATCAATTAATACATGTAAATGTTTGGACTCCTAAAAAAGTCTCTGATGATGAAAAGCAAATGCTTGAAAGCATGAGAGGTTCAGATAACTTTAAACCAAATCCTACTAAAGCGGATAAAGGATTTTTTGATAGAGTAAAAGAGTTTTTTAATTGA
- a CDS encoding adenylate kinase — MLNIILFGPPGAGKGTQSEKIIDKYKLTHIATGDLFRKHLGEGTDLGKLAQKYMDEGNLVPDEVVIGMVDEKIKETQASSDGYIFDGFPRTVPQAKALDTLLEEKGEKIAGMIALDVPEEELKKRIQERGKTSGRADDQDITKIENRIKVYLAETLPVANYYDAEGKYVKIHGVGSIEEIFNNISTEIDKLK, encoded by the coding sequence ATGTTAAATATTATACTATTTGGACCTCCTGGTGCAGGTAAAGGTACCCAAAGTGAAAAAATAATCGACAAATATAAATTAACACACATTGCAACCGGTGACTTATTCCGTAAGCATTTGGGAGAAGGGACTGACTTAGGAAAGTTAGCTCAAAAGTATATGGACGAAGGTAATTTGGTGCCTGATGAGGTGGTGATTGGAATGGTAGATGAGAAAATAAAAGAAACTCAAGCCTCAAGTGATGGCTATATTTTCGATGGTTTTCCAAGAACTGTACCTCAAGCAAAAGCATTAGATACTCTTTTAGAAGAAAAGGGAGAAAAAATTGCGGGAATGATTGCTTTAGATGTTCCTGAAGAAGAATTGAAAAAAAGAATTCAAGAAAGAGGTAAAACATCAGGAAGAGCTGATGATCAAGATATAACTAAAATTGAAAATAGAATAAAGGTTTATCTTGCGGAAACTTTACCTGTTGCAAATTACTACGATGCTGAAGGAAAGTATGTAAAGATTCATGGTGTGGGTAGCATCGAGGAGATTTTTAATAATATTTCAACTGAAATTGATAAATTGAAGTAG